In Persicimonas caeni, a single window of DNA contains:
- a CDS encoding Kazal-type serine protease inhibitor family protein: protein MSKTDKVLTVLSGVMGALVLLSILACGGSGGGGEEPSPTSSFDDCGGIQGLTCQEPGEVCIFEQSQNCGRWDQMGTCQLPPEICTREYMPVCGCDGQTYNNECEARGAGVSVESQGECPTTGQDCGGRLGNTCAADELCVYEETAQCGWADATGTCQPQPTFCTENYAPVCGCDGQTYSNECKAHAAGTSVLHTGTCQTNGCSSNADCAPDDFCAFDDAAQCGASGQGTCTSRPDYCTQHYDPVCGCDGRTYSNSCMAANQGASIAHDGPCSTNQ from the coding sequence ATGAGCAAGACCGACAAAGTTTTGACAGTCCTGTCCGGCGTGATGGGCGCGCTGGTACTGCTGAGCATCTTGGCCTGTGGTGGCAGCGGCGGAGGCGGTGAAGAGCCGTCGCCGACCTCGAGCTTCGACGACTGCGGCGGCATCCAAGGGCTGACCTGCCAGGAGCCCGGCGAAGTGTGCATCTTCGAGCAGTCCCAAAATTGCGGACGCTGGGATCAGATGGGCACCTGCCAGCTGCCGCCCGAGATCTGCACCCGCGAGTACATGCCGGTGTGCGGCTGCGACGGCCAGACCTACAACAACGAGTGTGAAGCACGCGGCGCCGGCGTGTCGGTCGAGTCTCAGGGCGAGTGCCCGACCACCGGCCAAGACTGCGGCGGACGCCTGGGCAACACGTGCGCAGCCGACGAGCTGTGCGTCTACGAAGAGACCGCTCAATGTGGTTGGGCCGATGCTACCGGCACCTGCCAGCCCCAGCCGACCTTCTGCACCGAGAACTACGCTCCGGTGTGCGGCTGCGACGGCCAGACCTACTCCAACGAGTGCAAGGCCCACGCGGCGGGCACCTCGGTGCTGCACACCGGCACCTGCCAGACCAACGGCTGCTCGAGCAACGCCGACTGCGCTCCCGACGACTTCTGCGCCTTCGACGACGCCGCCCAGTGTGGCGCCAGCGGCCAGGGCACCTGCACCTCGCGCCCCGATTACTGCACCCAGCACTACGATCCGGTGTGCGGCTGCGACGGGCGTACCTACTCCAACTCGTGCATGGCCGCCAACCAAGGCGCCTCCATCGCCCACGACGGCCCCTGCTCGACCAACCAGTAA
- a CDS encoding arylsulfotransferase family protein — MTDKKPSPDQGTTGLGVQALGLAVLAFIVGATVTRFETFPYPQLLEAPFEALQAHGEQIQLGTLPKTEANFWAPARTDQTGVTVYEKGEAFEGYTLYTSGHNHGAQLIDMQGKVLHEWEVPFDKAWSDPPHLSSPMDARFIYWRDAHIFPNGDVITQYYAAGDTPYGYGMIKVDKDSNILWRYADNAHHDLFVADDDTIWTIGQAFRDTDERPVQGAPQLEPKVLEDFIIQLSPEGKEILRIPVFEALADTPYEHMLSFYTNFRAEDAPWDPLHTNSIEIVGREFASHHDFAEPGMVLISIRSMDALVLVDLETEKAVWATRGFWLHQHDPDALPNGRIQLFDNRGHVGHGGGSRIIEFDPRNNAMTWVYAGDEENYFYSKIRSKQQQLPNGNLLISSHEPGRIFEVTRDKKIVWEFFSPHRHEEDGTEYVAAVSGVMRVPKDYLDFRMTGPKTTDNNADKQAQTE, encoded by the coding sequence ATGACCGACAAAAAACCGTCACCTGACCAGGGCACAACCGGGCTGGGTGTCCAAGCCCTCGGACTGGCCGTTTTGGCCTTTATCGTGGGTGCCACGGTAACCCGCTTCGAGACCTTCCCCTATCCGCAGCTGCTCGAGGCCCCCTTCGAGGCCCTGCAAGCTCACGGCGAGCAGATCCAACTGGGCACGCTCCCCAAGACCGAAGCCAACTTCTGGGCGCCCGCGCGCACCGACCAAACCGGCGTGACCGTCTACGAAAAAGGCGAGGCCTTCGAGGGCTACACGCTGTATACCTCCGGGCACAACCACGGCGCTCAGCTCATCGACATGCAGGGCAAGGTGCTCCACGAGTGGGAGGTCCCCTTCGACAAGGCGTGGTCGGACCCGCCGCACCTCTCCTCGCCGATGGACGCGCGCTTTATCTACTGGCGAGACGCCCACATCTTCCCCAACGGGGACGTCATCACCCAGTATTACGCGGCCGGCGACACCCCGTACGGCTACGGGATGATCAAGGTCGACAAAGACTCCAATATCCTGTGGCGCTACGCCGACAACGCCCACCACGACCTATTCGTGGCCGACGACGACACCATCTGGACGATCGGCCAGGCGTTCCGCGACACCGACGAGCGCCCCGTGCAGGGCGCGCCGCAGCTCGAGCCCAAGGTGCTCGAAGACTTCATCATCCAGCTCTCCCCGGAGGGCAAAGAAATCTTGCGCATCCCCGTGTTCGAGGCGCTGGCGGACACGCCCTACGAGCATATGCTCAGCTTCTACACCAATTTCCGGGCCGAAGACGCGCCCTGGGACCCGCTGCACACCAACTCCATCGAGATCGTCGGCCGCGAATTCGCCAGCCATCACGACTTCGCCGAGCCGGGCATGGTGCTCATCTCCATCCGCTCGATGGACGCGCTGGTTCTGGTCGATCTGGAGACCGAAAAGGCGGTGTGGGCCACCCGCGGCTTCTGGCTGCACCAGCACGACCCCGACGCGCTTCCCAACGGGCGCATCCAGCTATTCGACAACCGCGGCCACGTCGGCCACGGCGGCGGCTCGCGCATCATCGAGTTCGATCCCCGAAACAACGCGATGACCTGGGTGTACGCCGGCGACGAGGAGAACTACTTTTACAGCAAGATTCGCTCGAAGCAGCAGCAACTGCCCAACGGCAACCTGCTCATCAGCTCCCACGAGCCCGGGCGCATCTTCGAGGTCACCCGCGATAAAAAGATCGTCTGGGAGTTCTTCAGCCCCCACCGCCACGAGGAGGACGGCACCGAGTACGTCGCTGCCGTCAGCGGCGTGATGCGCGTGCCCAAAGACTACCTCGACTTTAGAATGACCGGCCCCAAAACGACCGACAACAACGCCGACAAGCAAGCCCAGACCGAGTGA
- a CDS encoding sulfotransferase, with translation MAYDAFHVPLSRHLTSGMVHATRWLWRWMGNLETKMLADQLDAQTIEAPVYITGLARAGTTILLEIIARHPHVATHQYRDFPFIYTPFWWHQTLQQNAPKQLESAERAHGDRLEVTPESPEAMEEMLWMAFFDGLHDPSQSNVLDADTTNEKFERFYRDHIRKLLLAEGKTRYAAKGNYNVTRLEYLLALFPDARFIVPVRRPQNQVASLRKQHKLFTKAAREHPRSVAHLQRVGHYEFGADRRAINAGDRKLVASVESLWKTDTSADQVRGWARYWAHLYGYLADRLDANPKLRDAVHLVRYEDLCSNTERELHALLDHAQLTDSQDAIVAHYAERISAPSYYSPDFSDEERAAIDEETAEVAGWFGY, from the coding sequence ATGGCCTACGACGCCTTCCACGTGCCCCTGAGCCGCCACCTGACCTCCGGGATGGTGCACGCCACCCGCTGGCTGTGGCGCTGGATGGGCAACCTCGAGACCAAGATGCTCGCCGACCAGCTCGACGCGCAGACCATCGAGGCGCCCGTCTATATCACCGGGCTGGCGCGCGCGGGCACGACCATCCTGCTCGAGATCATCGCCCGCCACCCCCACGTCGCCACCCACCAGTACCGCGACTTTCCGTTTATCTACACGCCCTTTTGGTGGCACCAGACGCTGCAGCAAAACGCGCCCAAGCAGCTCGAATCCGCCGAGCGCGCCCACGGCGACCGCCTCGAGGTGACCCCCGAGAGTCCCGAGGCGATGGAAGAGATGCTGTGGATGGCCTTTTTCGACGGCCTGCACGACCCGTCGCAGTCGAACGTGCTCGACGCCGACACCACAAACGAAAAATTCGAGCGCTTCTACCGCGACCACATCCGAAAGCTGCTGCTCGCCGAGGGCAAGACACGCTACGCCGCCAAGGGCAACTACAACGTCACCCGCCTCGAGTACCTGCTCGCGCTCTTCCCCGATGCGCGGTTCATCGTGCCGGTGCGCCGGCCGCAAAACCAAGTCGCCTCGCTCCGAAAGCAGCACAAGCTCTTCACGAAGGCCGCCCGAGAACACCCGCGTTCGGTCGCCCACCTGCAGCGCGTCGGCCACTACGAGTTCGGCGCCGACCGCCGCGCCATCAACGCCGGCGACCGCAAGCTGGTCGCGTCTGTGGAAAGCCTGTGGAAAACCGACACCTCGGCGGACCAGGTGCGCGGCTGGGCCCGCTACTGGGCGCACCTGTACGGCTATTTGGCCGACCGCCTCGACGCCAACCCCAAGCTTCGCGACGCCGTGCACCTGGTGCGCTACGAAGATCTCTGCTCGAACACCGAACGAGAACTGCACGCCCTGCTCGATCACGCCCAACTGACCGACTCCCAAGACGCCATCGTCGCCCACTACGCCGAGCGTATCTCGGCGCCGAGTTATTATTCGCCGGATTTTTCGGATGAAGAACGGGCCGCGATCGACGAGGAGACGGCGGAAGTGGCGGGGTGGTTTGGGTATTGA
- a CDS encoding addiction module protein gives MSDEKNRRISAGKALEHEGVGISDEQRAELDMRLEAHRKDPSDTRSWREVKAKIKDEQ, from the coding sequence ATGAGCGACGAGAAGAACAGAAGGATAAGCGCCGGTAAGGCACTGGAACACGAAGGCGTGGGCATCAGCGACGAGCAGCGCGCTGAACTAGATATGCGTCTCGAGGCGCATCGAAAGGACCCCAGCGACACCCGTTCTTGGCGCGAGGTTAAGGCGAAAATTAAAGATGAGCAGTGA
- a CDS encoding GMC oxidoreductase yields MQTDEQHWDWIIVGSGFGGSVSALRLVEKGYKVLTIEKGRRFEADDYPKTNWDLPRWMWKPEVGMKGLFQMSFMQHVTVLHGVGVGGGSLVYANTLPTPSDDFFAAESWSHLSDGWKDELEPHYETARRMLGATKYPNRSPAEDVLEEIAEDMGRSEHFDNTTVAVYFGEPGEEVDDPYFDGEGPTRTGCIECGACMTGCRYNAKNSLDHNYLWLAERRGLTIEAETEVTSVRPRDGGGYVVETRPSLDRSKPARTFTADKVVFSGGVMGTVPLLLQLRQDPDALPNLSPRVGDSVRTNNEALLGIIQPDTDEDLSQGVAITSILHTDEHSHLEPVRYGKGSGFFRLMGLPHAPGSNPISRLAGAAAGFLRQPWRWTKALLTSDWARRTQILLYMRTLESTLSFRLGRSVYTGFRKGLVSKLDDPDKAPAAFMEEATELAERWAEKVGGVAMGLLTETLMGTPSTAHILGGACMGATAEEGVIDADHRVHGYDGLYVIDGSAISANPGVNPSLTITALAERAMSKIAAKSADVEKAS; encoded by the coding sequence ATGCAAACAGACGAGCAACACTGGGATTGGATCATCGTCGGTTCGGGCTTTGGTGGGAGCGTCTCGGCGCTGCGGCTGGTCGAGAAGGGCTACAAGGTCTTGACGATCGAGAAGGGGCGGCGCTTCGAGGCCGACGACTACCCGAAGACCAACTGGGACCTGCCCCGTTGGATGTGGAAGCCCGAAGTGGGCATGAAGGGGCTGTTCCAGATGTCGTTCATGCAGCACGTCACGGTGCTGCACGGCGTGGGCGTGGGCGGCGGCTCGCTGGTGTACGCGAACACGCTGCCGACGCCGAGCGACGACTTTTTCGCCGCCGAGTCGTGGTCGCACCTGAGCGACGGCTGGAAAGACGAGCTCGAGCCGCACTACGAGACCGCCCGGCGCATGCTCGGGGCGACCAAATACCCCAACCGCAGCCCCGCCGAGGACGTGCTCGAGGAGATCGCCGAGGATATGGGCCGCTCGGAGCACTTCGACAACACCACCGTGGCCGTCTACTTCGGCGAGCCCGGCGAGGAGGTCGACGACCCGTACTTCGACGGCGAGGGTCCCACGCGCACCGGCTGCATCGAGTGCGGCGCGTGCATGACCGGGTGTCGCTATAACGCCAAAAATAGCCTCGACCACAACTACCTGTGGCTCGCCGAGCGTCGCGGGCTGACCATCGAGGCGGAGACCGAGGTCACCTCGGTGCGCCCGCGCGACGGCGGCGGGTATGTCGTGGAGACGCGCCCCTCGCTCGACCGCTCGAAGCCCGCGCGCACCTTCACCGCCGACAAGGTGGTCTTTTCGGGCGGCGTGATGGGCACGGTGCCGCTGTTGCTGCAGCTTCGCCAAGACCCCGACGCGCTGCCGAACCTGTCGCCGCGCGTGGGCGACTCGGTGCGCACGAATAACGAGGCGCTCTTGGGCATCATCCAGCCCGACACCGACGAGGACCTCTCGCAAGGCGTAGCGATTACCTCCATTTTGCACACCGACGAGCACAGCCACCTCGAGCCAGTGCGCTACGGCAAGGGCTCGGGCTTTTTCCGGCTCATGGGGCTCCCGCACGCGCCCGGCTCCAACCCGATCAGCCGGCTCGCCGGCGCCGCGGCGGGCTTTTTGCGCCAGCCCTGGCGCTGGACGAAGGCGCTGCTGACCAGCGACTGGGCCCGGCGCACCCAGATCCTCTTGTATATGCGCACCCTCGAGAGCACGCTGTCGTTCAGGCTCGGCCGAAGCGTCTACACCGGCTTTCGCAAGGGCCTCGTCTCTAAGCTCGATGACCCCGACAAGGCCCCGGCGGCGTTCATGGAAGAGGCGACCGAGCTCGCCGAGCGCTGGGCCGAGAAGGTCGGCGGCGTGGCCATGGGCCTGCTGACCGAGACGCTCATGGGCACCCCGAGCACCGCCCACATTCTGGGCGGCGCGTGCATGGGCGCCACCGCCGAAGAGGGCGTCATCGACGCCGACCACCGCGTGCACGGCTACGACGGCCTATACGTCATCGACGGCTCGGCCATCTCGGCCAACCCGGGCGTCAACCCCTCGCTGACGATCACCGCGCTGGCGGAGCGGGCGATGAGTAAGATCGCGGCGAAGTCCGCCGACGTCGAAAAGGCGAGCTGA
- a CDS encoding DUF2330 domain-containing protein, with translation MICTTPRTTALLVALVLTASFFVPSSVSACLHAMRETVAQGSKTTELTQRGQKALIYHDGEVEHLVMDVSYASDEPLEKLAWILPLPAVPTDYGTVDPGFIDEVHGFFNPRWVREKPLRRLGLKSAGRGRGGSRSTTKALELLPAQKTGPFEIQPIKVRGSLGQEKLQQWMVDNGFQRIPHQNLDYYITRKWMFLAIKALPAEGEQTLPKDGELPPLRVSFPYERAVYPMKLSAGMGNPQVTLYVLQSEPFADATFEGVEGRGFQMAKAGGKNGFVMSNAQFQHADAPEALQTFLGDVAGTGAGEAWAQVLYHSKSWRGRRHPLNWKEDLSFPISPKEPLMGLEEEPSAPEAPRSPTANQEPQPDEAQPDEAQPNELQQEEPQQAAVVPSKPPATDAGESAGSSCECASTSGTSTPDAPVAYLGLAISLVGLLWWRRPRKRGT, from the coding sequence ATGATCTGTACGACGCCCCGCACAACCGCGCTCCTCGTCGCGCTCGTTCTGACCGCCAGCTTCTTCGTCCCCTCGTCGGTCTCGGCTTGCCTGCACGCCATGCGTGAGACGGTGGCGCAGGGCTCGAAGACGACCGAGTTGACCCAACGCGGCCAAAAGGCGCTCATCTACCACGACGGCGAGGTCGAGCACCTGGTCATGGACGTCTCCTATGCGAGCGACGAGCCGCTCGAGAAGCTCGCCTGGATCTTGCCGCTGCCGGCGGTGCCGACCGACTACGGCACGGTCGACCCCGGCTTCATCGACGAGGTGCACGGCTTTTTCAACCCGCGTTGGGTCAGAGAGAAGCCCCTGCGACGCCTCGGGCTCAAGAGCGCCGGACGCGGGCGAGGCGGCTCGCGCAGCACGACGAAAGCCCTCGAGCTTCTGCCCGCCCAGAAGACCGGCCCCTTCGAAATCCAGCCCATCAAGGTGCGCGGCTCGCTCGGCCAAGAGAAGCTGCAGCAGTGGATGGTCGACAACGGCTTCCAACGCATCCCCCACCAAAACCTCGACTACTACATCACGCGCAAGTGGATGTTCTTGGCGATCAAGGCGCTGCCGGCCGAGGGCGAACAGACGCTCCCCAAAGACGGCGAGCTTCCCCCGCTTCGCGTCAGCTTTCCCTACGAGCGCGCGGTCTATCCGATGAAGCTCAGCGCCGGCATGGGTAACCCGCAGGTCACGCTATATGTGTTGCAATCGGAGCCGTTCGCCGACGCGACCTTCGAGGGCGTCGAGGGGCGCGGCTTCCAGATGGCGAAGGCCGGCGGGAAGAACGGATTCGTGATGTCCAACGCGCAGTTCCAACACGCCGACGCCCCCGAGGCGTTGCAGACATTCTTGGGCGACGTCGCCGGCACAGGCGCCGGTGAGGCGTGGGCGCAGGTGCTGTATCACTCGAAGAGCTGGCGAGGCCGGCGCCACCCGTTGAATTGGAAGGAAGACCTGTCGTTTCCCATCAGCCCCAAAGAGCCGCTGATGGGCCTCGAAGAGGAGCCGTCTGCGCCCGAAGCGCCCCGGTCGCCGACTGCGAATCAAGAACCCCAGCCGGATGAAGCCCAGCCGGATGAAGCCCAGCCGAATGAACTCCAGCAGGAAGAACCGCAACAAGCCGCCGTGGTCCCGTCGAAGCCGCCCGCGACCGACGCCGGCGAGTCGGCCGGCTCGAGCTGTGAATGCGCCTCGACCTCCGGGACCTCGACGCCGGATGCCCCGGTCGCCTACCTCGGCCTGGCCATCTCCCTGGTGGGCTTGCTTTGGTGGAGACGACCCCGCAAGCGCGGTACGTGA
- a CDS encoding ion transporter, with product MSLKRTVWRILNDPDDPRYRGFLGFITMLILLSFGMLVYEVLYLPGQQMPRWMLITDQSILGIFFVEYIARLWVIRGWKPKAIKLTWLQKAKYWIISRLKFIFSVWGLIDLVALLPIFPFLRSLRILRLLRLLRSVKLFRYARPIQTLMLAVRDNSLLFGVSISFVFGTIFLSAVMLFFAEFGINEQIQGIDDTLWWAIVTVSTVGFGDITPATSGGRIIGAGLMLMGMFVIALFAGVISSTLVGHLLPLRLEQVRMSSISDHIVIVGWNDDVPMLLQQMRQEHGEELPPVILMAPRDRPEALHQEYIFVHGDFTKEEEYDKVRLLFARTVIVVADQSVGPARSQARDASTVLTIFTIRSLERSFEHKRSRPLHIVAEILDPENISHAKVAGADEVIPSALMAYSIIAHTAGNPGVGVAMSDLLLASKQNVYTADLPVELFGTEELQFREVRRRMHEERGVLVVGVLHQGILQMNPPADTRVYLNDDIVYIGQELLDHDNGEEDED from the coding sequence CCGACGACCCGCGCTACCGCGGCTTTCTGGGGTTCATCACGATGCTGATCTTGTTGAGCTTCGGCATGCTCGTCTACGAGGTGCTCTACCTGCCCGGCCAGCAGATGCCGCGGTGGATGCTCATCACCGACCAGTCCATTCTGGGGATCTTTTTCGTCGAGTATATCGCCCGGCTGTGGGTCATCCGCGGCTGGAAGCCCAAGGCGATCAAGCTGACCTGGCTGCAGAAGGCCAAGTACTGGATCATCTCCAGGCTCAAGTTCATCTTCAGCGTGTGGGGGCTCATCGACCTGGTGGCCCTGCTGCCGATCTTTCCCTTCTTGCGCTCGCTGCGCATCTTGCGCCTGTTGCGCTTGCTGCGCTCGGTCAAGCTGTTTCGCTACGCGCGCCCCATCCAGACGTTGATGCTGGCAGTGCGCGACAACTCCTTGTTGTTCGGCGTGTCCATCAGCTTTGTGTTCGGCACCATCTTTTTGAGCGCGGTGATGCTCTTTTTCGCCGAGTTCGGCATCAACGAGCAGATCCAGGGAATCGACGACACCCTGTGGTGGGCGATCGTGACGGTGTCGACGGTCGGCTTCGGTGATATCACCCCGGCCACCAGCGGCGGGCGCATCATCGGCGCGGGCCTGATGCTCATGGGCATGTTCGTCATCGCGCTCTTTGCCGGTGTGATCAGCTCGACGCTGGTCGGCCACCTTCTTCCCTTGCGACTCGAGCAGGTACGTATGTCTTCGATTTCGGACCACATCGTCATCGTCGGCTGGAACGACGACGTTCCCATGCTCCTGCAACAGATGAGGCAGGAGCACGGCGAAGAGCTCCCCCCGGTGATCCTGATGGCCCCGCGCGACCGGCCCGAGGCTTTGCACCAGGAGTATATCTTCGTGCACGGCGACTTCACCAAAGAGGAGGAGTACGACAAGGTGCGCCTGTTGTTTGCGCGCACCGTCATCGTGGTCGCCGACCAGTCGGTGGGCCCGGCGCGCTCGCAGGCCAGGGATGCGTCTACCGTGTTGACCATCTTCACCATTCGCAGCCTCGAGCGCAGCTTCGAGCACAAGCGCTCGCGCCCGCTGCATATCGTCGCCGAGATTCTGGACCCGGAGAATATCAGCCACGCCAAGGTCGCCGGCGCCGACGAGGTCATCCCCAGCGCGCTGATGGCCTACAGCATCATCGCCCACACCGCCGGCAACCCCGGGGTGGGCGTGGCCATGAGCGACCTTTTGCTCGCCTCCAAGCAAAACGTCTATACGGCGGATCTGCCCGTCGAGTTGTTCGGCACCGAGGAGCTGCAGTTTCGCGAGGTGCGCCGGCGCATGCACGAGGAGCGCGGCGTGCTGGTCGTGGGCGTGCTGCACCAGGGGATCTTGCAGATGAACCCGCCTGCCGACACGCGCGTGTATCTCAACGACGATATCGTCTACATCGGCCAAGAGCTCCTGGACCACGACAACGGCGAAGAAGACGAGGACTGA